One region of Yersinia bercovieri ATCC 43970 genomic DNA includes:
- a CDS encoding efflux RND transporter periplasmic adaptor subunit, protein MLQVTKSKRRFIGLAVVLLMLAGLLLFKWLSPAEKPGYITAAAEIRTLEQSVLADGTIKAKKQVTVGAQVSGQIKALHITLGQQVEKGQLVAEIDDLTQQNALKDAEEALKNVLAQRAAKVATQQNNQLTYQRQQQILAKGLGVRADFDSAKATLESAQAEINALDAQIAQAEIAVNTAKLNLGYTKISSPITGTVVAIPVEEGQTVNAVQSAPTIIKVAQLDTMTIEAQISEADVVKVKAGMPVYFTILGEPEERFSATLRAIEPAPDSINDETTTTTSSSSTTTTTAIYYNGLFDVANPNGALRISMTAQVYIVLHKDEKALVIPATALENDHGTYRVQVVSSNGKISAREVTVGLNNNVDAQILSGLQAGEQVIVSQASAAPANNKAQHIGPPMGM, encoded by the coding sequence TTTTATTGGGTTAGCGGTTGTGTTGCTGATGCTGGCCGGTTTGTTGCTCTTCAAATGGCTCTCTCCTGCGGAGAAACCCGGCTATATCACCGCAGCGGCCGAGATCCGCACACTGGAACAGAGCGTACTCGCCGATGGCACTATCAAGGCAAAAAAACAGGTCACTGTCGGCGCACAAGTTTCCGGGCAGATCAAAGCCCTGCATATCACCCTAGGGCAGCAAGTTGAAAAAGGCCAGTTAGTGGCCGAAATTGATGATCTTACGCAACAAAATGCGCTGAAAGACGCGGAGGAAGCGCTGAAAAATGTGCTTGCACAGCGTGCAGCCAAAGTGGCGACACAGCAGAACAACCAATTAACCTACCAGCGACAGCAGCAAATCCTCGCCAAGGGTCTCGGCGTCCGCGCCGATTTTGATAGTGCCAAAGCCACATTAGAGAGCGCCCAAGCTGAGATTAATGCGCTGGATGCCCAAATTGCGCAGGCTGAAATCGCCGTGAATACCGCCAAACTCAATCTCGGCTATACCAAAATCAGCTCGCCGATCACCGGGACGGTGGTCGCTATTCCGGTTGAAGAGGGGCAAACCGTTAACGCAGTGCAAAGCGCCCCCACTATTATTAAAGTCGCTCAGCTCGATACGATGACGATTGAAGCGCAGATCTCTGAAGCGGACGTGGTCAAAGTCAAAGCCGGTATGCCCGTTTACTTCACTATTTTAGGCGAGCCGGAAGAGCGCTTCAGTGCCACACTGCGCGCCATCGAACCCGCCCCTGACTCGATAAACGATGAAACCACCACCACAACATCAAGTTCGAGCACCACCACCACCACGGCCATTTACTATAACGGCCTGTTCGATGTGGCGAACCCGAACGGAGCACTGCGTATTTCGATGACCGCCCAAGTGTATATCGTGCTACATAAAGACGAAAAAGCCTTGGTCATCCCCGCCACGGCACTGGAAAATGATCACGGGACGTATCGGGTTCAGGTGGTGAGCAGCAACGGCAAAATCAGTGCGCGCGAGGTCACCGTCGGGTTAAATAACAATGTCGATGCTCAGATTCTCTCCGGTTTGCAGGCTGGGGAGCAGGTGATTGTCAGTCAGGCAAGTGCCGCCCCCGCCAACAATAAGGCCCAACATATCGGCCCACCGATGGGGATGTAA
- a CDS encoding MacB family efflux pump subunit produces the protein MIDLNQRKILLQLDNVSRWFIAGEERVRVLKNINLTIYSGEMVAIVGASGSGKSTLMNILGCLDKPSSGEYLVAGRIPQHLDSDTLAELRREHFGFIFQRYHLLNDLNARENVEIPAIYAGIDREERRQRAGDLLSRLGLADRLEYRPSQLSGGQQQRVSIARALMNGGEVILADEPTGALDTHSGNEVLNILKELHRQGHTVVIVTHDMSIAEHAQRIIELRDGEVIADRAVQQAAQQAQRLPIITPEIAPKSAKRTVLSPWMAQRDRLREAFKMATLAMAAQRLRTLLTMLGIIIGIASVVSVVALGKGSQQQVLANINAMGTSTLEIFPGKDFGDMRSAAIQTLRATDADALAKQGYIHSVTPAVSSSSTLRYGNKSVSGTVNGVGEQYFMVRGYSIAQGMAFTRASVDGLMQEAVIDENTRDKLFPNGESPLGKVILLGSLPCRVIGVAAKKQSGFGSDENLNVWIPYTTAMKRMLGQTYLRSITVRVNDDIDLANAEQGVTKLLAQRHGAQDFFVMNTDSIRQTIEKTTSTMTLLVSMIAVISLVVGGIGVMNIMLVSVSERTKEIGVRMAVGARAGDIMQQFLIEAVLVCLLGGGIGVVLSLGIGLLFSQFSSSFSMVYSATSIITAFVCSSLIGVIFGFFPAKRAAEMDPIRALERE, from the coding sequence ATGATAGACCTCAACCAAAGAAAGATTTTGCTGCAACTTGATAACGTGAGCCGCTGGTTTATTGCAGGTGAAGAGCGCGTCCGGGTGCTGAAAAACATCAACTTGACGATTTACAGCGGTGAAATGGTGGCGATCGTCGGAGCATCCGGTTCCGGCAAATCGACGCTAATGAACATTCTTGGCTGTCTGGACAAGCCCAGTTCAGGAGAGTATCTGGTGGCTGGCCGTATTCCGCAGCATTTGGATAGCGACACCCTCGCCGAGCTACGTCGCGAACATTTCGGCTTTATTTTTCAGCGCTATCATTTACTCAATGACTTAAATGCGCGGGAAAATGTTGAGATACCTGCTATTTACGCCGGTATCGATCGTGAAGAGCGCCGTCAACGCGCTGGCGATCTACTATCCCGTCTCGGCCTGGCTGACCGGCTGGAGTATCGCCCGAGCCAGCTTTCTGGCGGGCAACAGCAGCGGGTCAGTATTGCCAGAGCATTGATGAATGGCGGCGAAGTTATTCTGGCCGACGAACCCACAGGCGCACTTGATACTCACAGCGGTAATGAAGTGTTAAACATCCTTAAAGAGCTGCATCGACAAGGCCATACCGTGGTCATTGTCACCCACGATATGTCGATTGCAGAACATGCTCAACGGATTATCGAGCTAAGAGACGGCGAGGTGATTGCGGATAGAGCGGTGCAGCAGGCCGCACAACAGGCACAACGACTCCCCATAATCACGCCAGAAATAGCACCCAAAAGTGCTAAAAGAACCGTGCTATCGCCCTGGATGGCCCAACGTGACCGCCTCCGTGAAGCATTTAAAATGGCGACACTGGCGATGGCTGCACAGCGCCTGCGCACCCTGCTGACCATGCTGGGGATCATCATTGGTATTGCGTCAGTGGTCTCTGTCGTAGCATTGGGAAAAGGTTCGCAACAGCAAGTGCTCGCTAACATCAACGCCATGGGCACCAGTACGCTGGAGATCTTCCCCGGCAAAGATTTCGGCGATATGCGCTCTGCTGCCATCCAAACTTTGCGGGCCACTGATGCCGATGCATTGGCGAAACAGGGCTATATCCACAGCGTGACACCTGCGGTCTCCAGCAGTAGCACGCTGCGCTATGGTAATAAATCTGTCAGTGGCACCGTGAATGGTGTCGGCGAACAATACTTTATGGTGCGCGGCTATAGCATTGCCCAAGGGATGGCATTTACCCGTGCCAGCGTCGATGGATTGATGCAAGAGGCTGTTATTGATGAAAATACACGCGATAAGCTGTTCCCCAACGGCGAAAGTCCCTTAGGTAAAGTTATCCTGCTCGGCTCCCTGCCCTGCCGGGTAATTGGGGTTGCAGCCAAGAAACAGAGCGGTTTTGGCAGTGACGAGAATCTGAATGTGTGGATACCATACACCACCGCCATGAAGCGTATGCTGGGGCAAACCTATCTGCGCAGCATTACCGTGCGAGTTAACGATGATATAGATTTGGCGAATGCTGAGCAGGGTGTCACCAAACTGCTGGCCCAGCGTCACGGCGCACAGGATTTTTTCGTGATGAACACCGATAGCATCCGTCAAACCATTGAGAAGACCACCTCAACCATGACATTACTGGTGTCAATGATTGCCGTTATTTCATTAGTAGTCGGTGGTATCGGAGTGATGAATATCATGTTGGTATCAGTCAGTGAGCGCACTAAAGAGATTGGGGTTCGAATGGCGGTGGGTGCGCGAGCCGGTGACATTATGCAGCAATTCTTGATTGAGGCAGTCCTGGTGTGCCTGCTGGGGGGCGGGATTGGGGTGGTGCTGTCACTGGGTATCGGCCTGCTGTTTAGCCAGTTCAGCAGCAGCTTTTCGATGGTTTATTCGGCAACCTCGATCATCACCGCATTTGTCTGTTCCAGCCTGATTGGGGTGATTTTTGGTTTTTTCCCGGCAAAGAGAGCGGCGGAGATGGACCCTATCAGGGCGTTAGAACGAGAGTGA
- the cysM gene encoding cysteine synthase CysM, giving the protein MTTLEHCIGNTPLVKLQRLSQGLNAEIWVKLEGNNPAGSVKDRAALAMIQQAELRGEIAPGDVLIEATSGNTGIALAMIAALKGYQLKLLMPENMSQERQAAMRAYGAELILVSREQGMEGARDQALMMQAAGQGKVLDQFNNADNPYAHFTGTGPEIWQQTAGKVSHFVSSMGTTGTITGVSQFLKSQNPAVITIGLQPAEGSSIPGIRRWSAEYMPGIFRPELVDQVLDITQISAEQTMRRLATEEGIFCGVSSGGAVAGALRVAAENPGAVIVAIICDRGDRYLSTGVFE; this is encoded by the coding sequence GTGACTACCCTCGAACACTGCATCGGCAACACCCCACTGGTCAAACTGCAACGCTTAAGCCAAGGGCTGAATGCAGAAATTTGGGTGAAACTGGAAGGTAATAATCCGGCGGGGTCGGTCAAAGATAGGGCAGCTCTCGCTATGATCCAGCAGGCAGAATTACGCGGGGAGATTGCACCTGGCGATGTGTTGATCGAGGCAACCAGCGGTAATACCGGGATTGCATTGGCAATGATTGCGGCCCTGAAAGGTTATCAGCTGAAATTACTCATGCCAGAAAATATGAGTCAGGAACGTCAGGCGGCGATGCGCGCTTATGGTGCTGAGCTAATTCTGGTGAGCCGCGAGCAGGGCATGGAAGGTGCGCGCGATCAGGCGTTGATGATGCAGGCCGCAGGGCAGGGCAAGGTGCTGGATCAGTTTAATAATGCCGATAATCCCTACGCCCATTTTACCGGCACTGGGCCAGAGATTTGGCAGCAAACGGCGGGTAAAGTGAGCCATTTTGTCTCCAGCATGGGAACCACCGGCACCATTACCGGGGTCAGCCAGTTTCTGAAAAGCCAAAATCCTGCGGTGATCACTATCGGGTTGCAACCGGCTGAGGGCAGCAGTATTCCCGGTATCCGCCGTTGGTCAGCGGAATATATGCCGGGGATATTCCGCCCCGAATTAGTGGATCAAGTATTGGATATCACGCAGATCTCAGCCGAACAGACCATGCGCCGACTCGCCACGGAAGAGGGGATCTTCTGTGGTGTCAGTTCTGGTGGCGCGGTCGCTGGGGCGTTGCGCGTGGCGGCAGAGAACCCTGGTGCGGTCATTGTGGCGATTATTTGTGATCGCGGAGATAGGTATTTATCGACCGGGGTGTTTGAGTAA
- the cysA gene encoding sulfate/thiosulfate ABC transporter ATP-binding protein CysA, translating to MSIEIDNISKYFGRTKVLNNITLDIPSGQMVALLGPSGSGKTTLLRIIAGLENQNAGRLSFHGTDVSRLHARDRRVGFVFQHYALFRHMTVFDNIAFGLTVLPRRERPNAVAIKQKVAQLLEMVQLGHLATRYPSQLSGGQKQRVALARALAVEPQILLLDEPFGALDAQVRKELRRWLRQLHDELKFTSVFVTHDQEEAMEVAERVVVMSQGNIEQVGTPDEVWRYPATRFVLEFLGEVNRLSGEIRGSQLYIGAHHWPLDLAPMHQGSVDLFLRPWEMEVSTQSSDRCPLPVQVLEVSPRGHFWQLTVQPIGWHQDPISVVLPEGNIDAPVRGNRYYVGGLNARLYSGDQLLQPIALAQSA from the coding sequence ATGAGCATTGAGATTGATAATATCAGCAAGTATTTTGGTCGCACCAAGGTATTGAACAACATTACGCTGGATATTCCTTCTGGCCAGATGGTGGCGCTGCTCGGCCCGTCCGGTTCAGGGAAAACCACCTTACTGCGCATTATTGCTGGGTTAGAGAACCAAAACGCCGGGCGGTTAAGCTTCCACGGCACTGATGTCAGCCGCCTACATGCTCGTGATAGGCGCGTGGGTTTTGTGTTCCAGCATTACGCCCTATTCCGCCATATGACGGTGTTCGATAACATCGCTTTCGGCCTGACGGTGTTACCGCGCCGTGAGCGGCCAAATGCCGTGGCCATCAAGCAGAAGGTGGCACAGCTGCTGGAGATGGTGCAATTAGGCCATCTGGCTACCCGTTACCCGTCACAGCTCTCCGGCGGCCAGAAACAGCGCGTTGCATTAGCGCGGGCGCTGGCGGTTGAACCCCAAATTCTGCTGCTGGATGAGCCATTCGGCGCTCTGGATGCACAGGTGCGCAAAGAGCTGCGCCGCTGGTTACGCCAGTTGCATGATGAACTGAAGTTCACCAGCGTCTTCGTCACCCACGATCAGGAAGAGGCGATGGAAGTTGCTGAGCGAGTGGTGGTGATGAGTCAGGGGAATATTGAGCAGGTCGGTACGCCAGATGAGGTGTGGCGCTACCCGGCGACCCGTTTTGTCCTGGAGTTCCTCGGTGAAGTGAATCGCCTGAGTGGTGAAATCCGTGGTTCACAGTTGTATATTGGCGCTCATCACTGGCCGCTGGATTTAGCCCCGATGCATCAAGGCAGTGTGGATCTGTTCCTGCGCCCATGGGAGATGGAGGTCAGCACCCAATCGAGTGATCGTTGCCCGTTACCGGTACAGGTGCTTGAAGTCAGCCCGCGCGGTCACTTCTGGCAACTGACAGTGCAACCTATTGGTTGGCATCAAGATCCTATCAGTGTCGTGCTGCCAGAGGGTAATATCGACGCCCCAGTGCGCGGCAATCGCTATTACGTGGGTGGATTGAATGCTCGCTTATATTCAGGCGATCAATTATTACAACCCATTGCTTTAGCCCAAAGCGCCTGA
- the cysW gene encoding sulfate/thiosulfate ABC transporter permease CysW, giving the protein MADISEFNGVARPPINWGKWALIAIGAGFSLLLLVIPMVWIFITAFSKGIEVVGQNLLDPDMLHAIWLTVLVALITVPVNLVFGVVLAWLVTRFVFPGRQLLMTLIDIPFAVSPVVAGLMYLLFYGSNGVVGGWLDSHDIQLMFSWPGMVLVTIFVTCPFVVRELVPVMMSQGSQEDEAAVLLGASGWQMFRRVTLPNIRWALLYGVVLTNARAIGEFGAVSVVSGSIRGETYTLPLQVELLHQDYNTAGAFTAAALLTLMAIVTLFLKSGLQWRLARQVVRLEQEQKHEH; this is encoded by the coding sequence ATGGCGGATATCAGCGAGTTTAACGGCGTGGCCCGCCCGCCGATCAACTGGGGCAAATGGGCCTTGATCGCCATCGGCGCAGGGTTCTCACTCCTGCTGCTGGTGATCCCGATGGTATGGATCTTTATCACCGCGTTCTCGAAAGGGATTGAGGTGGTGGGGCAGAATTTACTCGATCCCGATATGTTGCACGCCATTTGGCTCACCGTGCTGGTGGCGCTGATTACCGTGCCGGTGAATCTGGTGTTTGGTGTGGTGTTGGCCTGGCTGGTGACCCGGTTTGTCTTCCCCGGCCGCCAATTATTGATGACGCTAATTGATATCCCGTTTGCTGTTTCGCCAGTGGTCGCGGGCCTGATGTACTTGCTGTTTTACGGCTCTAACGGGGTAGTCGGCGGCTGGTTGGACTCCCATGATATCCAATTGATGTTCTCGTGGCCCGGCATGGTGTTGGTGACCATCTTCGTCACCTGCCCGTTTGTGGTACGTGAATTGGTGCCGGTGATGATGAGTCAGGGCAGTCAGGAGGATGAAGCCGCGGTGCTGCTCGGCGCATCCGGCTGGCAGATGTTCCGCCGGGTGACCTTACCCAACATCCGCTGGGCGCTGCTGTATGGCGTGGTGTTGACCAACGCCCGCGCGATTGGCGAGTTTGGGGCGGTCTCCGTGGTATCCGGTTCTATTCGTGGCGAGACCTACACCTTGCCGCTACAAGTTGAGTTGTTGCATCAGGATTACAACACCGCCGGGGCATTTACCGCCGCCGCGTTATTGACCCTGATGGCAATAGTGACCCTTTTTCTGAAAAGCGGCCTGCAATGGCGCTTAGCGCGTCAGGTTGTTCGTCTCGAACAGGAGCAAAAGCATGAGCATTGA
- the cysT gene encoding sulfate/thiosulfate ABC transporter permease CysT, with protein sequence MLSASSKRVLPGFTLSLGSSLLYTCLILLLPLSALVMQVAQMSWAQYWEVITNPQVVAAYKVTLLAAGVASLFNALFGMLMAWILTRYQFPGRSLLDGLMDLPFALPTAVAGLTLATLFSTTGWYGAWLNELGIKVSFTWLGIAVAMAFTSLPFVVRTVQPVLEELGPEYEEAAETLGASRWQSFRLVVMPELAPALLAGTALSFTRSLGEFGAVIFIAGNIAWKTEVTSLMIFIRLQEFDYPAASAIASVILAVSLLLLFGINTLQSRFGRRIGGH encoded by the coding sequence ATGTTGTCGGCATCCAGTAAACGGGTTCTGCCCGGATTTACCCTCAGTCTTGGGAGCAGCCTGCTTTACACCTGCCTGATCTTGTTATTACCACTCAGCGCGTTAGTGATGCAGGTCGCACAGATGAGTTGGGCGCAGTACTGGGAGGTGATAACCAACCCTCAGGTGGTCGCGGCTTATAAAGTGACCCTACTGGCGGCGGGGGTGGCGAGTCTGTTTAATGCGCTCTTTGGCATGTTGATGGCGTGGATTTTAACCCGCTATCAATTCCCCGGCCGCAGCTTGCTGGATGGCCTGATGGATTTGCCGTTCGCTTTACCGACCGCAGTCGCCGGTTTGACTTTGGCGACCCTGTTCTCCACCACCGGCTGGTATGGGGCCTGGTTGAATGAATTGGGTATCAAAGTGTCATTCACCTGGTTAGGCATTGCGGTGGCGATGGCATTTACCAGCTTGCCGTTTGTGGTTCGCACGGTGCAGCCGGTGTTGGAAGAGTTGGGGCCAGAGTACGAAGAGGCGGCTGAAACCTTAGGTGCCAGCCGCTGGCAGAGTTTTCGTCTGGTGGTGATGCCCGAACTGGCGCCGGCACTGCTGGCAGGAACGGCACTCTCCTTCACCCGCAGTCTGGGCGAGTTCGGCGCAGTTATCTTTATCGCCGGTAATATCGCCTGGAAGACCGAAGTCACCTCGCTGATGATTTTCATCCGCTTGCAGGAGTTTGATTACCCGGCAGCCAGCGCCATTGCCTCGGTTATTTTGGCGGTTTCACTGCTGCTGCTGTTTGGTATTAACACGTTACAAAGCCGCTTTGGTCGGCGGATAGGTGGGCACTGA
- a CDS encoding sulfate ABC transporter substrate-binding protein produces MKQTSVKRNGWTRVALLSALIFGSATACATELLNSSYDVSRELFTALNPGFQQQWELQNPGDKLTIKQSHAGSSKQALAILQGLKADVVTYNQVTDVQILHDRGNLIPADWQARLPNNSSPFYSTMAFLVRKGNPKSIHNWDDLVREDVKLVFPNPKTSGNGRYTYLAAWGATQQANGQDEAKTRDWMKRFLNNVQVFDTGGRGATTTFVERGLGDVLISFESEVNNIRKEYGSDKYEVIVPPVDILAEFPVAWVDKNVAKNGTEKAAKAYLNYLYSPAAQQVITSFNYRVYDKAAMEAAKSQFPDTKLFRVEEQFGSWPQVMSTHFATGGVLDKLLAEGHQ; encoded by the coding sequence ATGAAACAGACCTCAGTGAAGAGAAATGGATGGACTCGTGTTGCCTTATTAAGCGCGTTAATTTTCGGCAGTGCAACCGCCTGTGCAACTGAGTTGCTCAACAGCTCTTATGATGTCTCGCGCGAACTATTCACCGCGTTGAATCCGGGCTTCCAGCAGCAGTGGGAGCTGCAAAATCCGGGCGACAAACTGACCATCAAGCAATCTCATGCCGGCTCCTCTAAGCAGGCATTGGCTATCTTGCAAGGTTTGAAAGCCGATGTGGTGACCTATAACCAAGTCACTGATGTGCAAATTTTGCACGATCGCGGCAACTTGATCCCGGCCGACTGGCAGGCGCGCTTGCCAAACAACAGCTCGCCATTCTACTCCACCATGGCTTTCCTGGTGCGCAAGGGCAATCCAAAGAGTATCCACAACTGGGATGACTTGGTGCGCGAAGATGTGAAACTGGTGTTCCCAAATCCAAAAACCTCCGGCAATGGCCGCTATACCTATCTGGCAGCATGGGGCGCGACACAGCAGGCCAATGGCCAGGATGAGGCGAAAACCCGCGACTGGATGAAGCGCTTCCTGAACAATGTACAGGTGTTTGATACCGGCGGTCGTGGTGCTACCACCACTTTTGTTGAACGTGGTTTGGGTGATGTGCTGATCAGTTTCGAGTCAGAAGTGAATAATATCCGCAAAGAGTATGGCAGCGACAAATATGAAGTTATTGTCCCGCCGGTCGATATTCTGGCGGAGTTCCCGGTGGCGTGGGTAGACAAAAATGTGGCGAAAAATGGCACGGAAAAAGCCGCCAAAGCTTACCTCAACTACCTCTACAGCCCAGCGGCGCAGCAGGTTATCACCAGCTTCAACTATCGTGTTTACGATAAAGCCGCGATGGAGGCGGCCAAATCCCAATTCCCTGATACCAAATTATTCCGCGTTGAGGAGCAATTCGGTAGCTGGCCACAAGTGATGAGCACCCATTTTGCCACCGGCGGCGTGTTGGATAAATTGTTAGCGGAAGGGCATCAGTAA
- a CDS encoding DNA adenine methylase: protein MNSPIIPWVGGKRRLAKHILPLFPSHTCYVEPFCGGAALYFLKETSKVEVINDINGELINLYRVIKNHLEEFVRQFKWALTSRQVFEWTKATPTEVLTDIQRAARFYYLQTTAFGARVDGQTFGTSTTRPAGLNLLRLEETLSAAHLRLSRTMIEHLGWADCIEKYDRPHSLFYLDPPYWQTCGYGVEFGLDQYSHMAQLARSIQGNMIISVNDIPEMRDVFKGLHIDTVSLKYSLGDNKKQASELIIRNF from the coding sequence ATGAATAGCCCGATAATCCCTTGGGTTGGTGGTAAACGGAGGTTGGCGAAACATATTTTGCCACTATTCCCTTCGCATACATGCTATGTCGAACCGTTCTGCGGTGGTGCGGCTCTCTATTTTCTCAAAGAAACATCGAAAGTGGAGGTCATAAACGATATCAATGGGGAATTAATCAACCTTTATCGAGTGATTAAGAACCATTTAGAGGAGTTTGTCAGGCAGTTTAAATGGGCATTAACCAGCCGTCAGGTATTTGAGTGGACGAAAGCCACACCAACTGAGGTGCTCACTGACATACAGAGGGCGGCGCGGTTTTACTATCTGCAAACGACAGCCTTTGGCGCTAGAGTTGATGGCCAAACATTTGGCACCTCAACCACCAGACCTGCGGGATTGAATCTGTTGCGCCTTGAGGAGACGCTATCAGCGGCACACCTGCGGCTGTCTCGTACGATGATAGAGCACCTCGGCTGGGCTGATTGCATTGAAAAGTATGACCGCCCGCATTCACTATTCTATTTAGATCCCCCTTACTGGCAGACCTGTGGCTACGGTGTTGAATTCGGGCTTGATCAATACAGCCACATGGCTCAGTTGGCGCGTTCTATTCAAGGGAATATGATAATTTCAGTCAATGATATCCCTGAGATGCGGGACGTCTTTAAGGGACTGCATATCGACACTGTGAGCCTGAAATACTCATTAGGGGACAACAAGAAGCAGGCCAGCGAGTTAATCATCCGAAATTTCTAA
- a CDS encoding tail fiber assembly protein, producing MTKYSLDIPTAQIGANGLAIRAGWIAVYSADTQSQEFIGVNNEYLPLGVSLPASGYADSPVLPTEPDKAVRRNDTGNAWEIVDDLRGKTAYSTETGQPEEISFIGELPDILTLLAPQTYYDKWNGAKWVTDKVLQKAAAVQEAEEKKTRLLNAAAAKIAPLQDAVDTGMATDDDKEQLTAWKTYRVLLNRIDTSKAPDIEFPQPPE from the coding sequence ATGACTAAATATTCACTAGATATCCCAACCGCGCAGATTGGAGCAAATGGTCTCGCTATTCGTGCTGGCTGGATTGCCGTTTATAGTGCAGACACCCAATCGCAAGAGTTTATCGGCGTCAATAATGAGTACCTACCGTTGGGCGTTAGCTTGCCCGCTAGCGGTTATGCTGACTCGCCTGTATTACCCACCGAACCAGATAAGGCCGTGCGTCGAAACGATACTGGCAATGCATGGGAAATAGTTGACGACTTGCGCGGCAAGACTGCATACAGCACTGAAACCGGTCAACCAGAAGAAATCAGCTTTATTGGTGAGTTGCCGGACATATTGACGTTACTGGCTCCGCAAACCTATTACGACAAATGGAACGGCGCGAAATGGGTAACGGATAAAGTCTTGCAAAAGGCCGCAGCAGTGCAGGAAGCGGAAGAAAAGAAAACCCGATTATTGAATGCAGCCGCAGCGAAAATTGCACCGTTACAAGATGCGGTAGATACCGGCATGGCAACGGATGACGATAAAGAGCAGCTTACGGCGTGGAAAACTTACCGCGTTTTACTGAACCGCATCGATACATCAAAAGCGCCAGATATTGAGTTTCCGCAACCACCAGAATAA
- a CDS encoding phage tail protein has translation MKNIMPPINTPDNAFHDGNPATGEQGTIVSAEWLNNAQGSIRNTQQELLSVLTEAGMAIDENKTNQLLLAILNLITDRSPDLPIASTTQKGIVQLSNSTSSTSEALAATPKAVKAALDASLPIDGIAASATKLATARKIGGVDFDGTKDITLPFINTTDANVQLAGNLTAQGSLIAKTNIAADGRCDIVGDVRGGRIISKSDVVAGEGRAEGHATLTVDGNIHGTLWGSTLYTFLTEQLIGIPMPHPLSSVPAGWLKCNGAAFSTSTYPRLALRYPSGVLPDMRGNAIRGWDDGRGVDAGRVLLSFQDDAIRNITGIYAPAGGKAAEASYFSGAFTRLDVSVPQGGQVVGGSTVQGAKFDASRVVPTANENRMKNIAFNYIVRAI, from the coding sequence ATGAAGAATATCATGCCGCCGATTAATACCCCTGACAATGCATTTCATGACGGTAACCCGGCAACGGGTGAGCAAGGAACGATTGTTTCAGCTGAATGGCTGAACAACGCTCAGGGGAGTATTAGAAATACCCAGCAAGAATTATTATCTGTATTAACTGAAGCCGGTATGGCAATAGATGAAAATAAAACCAATCAGTTATTACTGGCAATATTAAACCTAATTACAGATCGTTCGCCTGATTTACCGATCGCCTCTACCACCCAAAAAGGGATTGTTCAGTTAAGCAACTCAACTAGCAGCACCAGCGAAGCGTTAGCGGCCACACCGAAAGCTGTCAAGGCCGCGCTTGATGCTTCATTGCCAATCGATGGCATAGCAGCATCCGCCACAAAACTGGCCACAGCGAGAAAAATCGGTGGGGTAGATTTTGATGGTACCAAAGATATTACCTTGCCATTTATTAATACCACCGACGCCAATGTTCAATTGGCAGGCAACCTTACCGCACAAGGCAGTCTCATTGCAAAAACCAACATTGCCGCAGATGGCCGCTGCGATATTGTTGGTGATGTAAGAGGCGGGCGGATTATATCAAAAAGTGATGTTGTTGCGGGTGAAGGCCGCGCAGAAGGCCATGCAACATTGACAGTGGACGGTAATATCCACGGTACGTTGTGGGGTTCCACTCTTTACACTTTCCTGACAGAACAACTGATTGGTATCCCAATGCCTCACCCCCTGTCCAGTGTCCCCGCTGGCTGGTTGAAGTGTAACGGCGCTGCCTTTAGCACATCAACTTACCCGCGGTTAGCCCTGAGATACCCATCAGGTGTACTCCCCGACATGCGCGGGAATGCCATTAGAGGCTGGGACGACGGACGAGGGGTAGACGCGGGACGAGTATTGCTGTCGTTTCAGGATGATGCCATTAGAAACATTACGGGTATCTACGCCCCCGCAGGCGGGAAAGCCGCGGAGGCAAGTTACTTCTCAGGTGCTTTCACGCGGCTGGATGTTTCAGTACCTCAAGGTGGGCAAGTCGTTGGCGGGAGCACTGTGCAGGGAGCTAAGTTTGATGCCTCCCGTGTCGTTCCCACTGCAAATGAAAACCGCATGAAAAATATTGCATTTAACTACATCGTGAGAGCCATATAA